From a region of the Methylocystis hirsuta genome:
- a CDS encoding type II toxin-antitoxin system HicB family antitoxin, with product MLKTLAYPLVIERHETDGGYLAYFPSLPGCQTWGETYEAAVRNAEEALAVFMETLAANGDSIPDSSAFDGSAAFTTGGTS from the coding sequence ATGCTGAAGACCCTCGCCTATCCCCTCGTCATCGAGCGCCACGAGACCGATGGCGGCTACCTCGCCTATTTTCCGTCCTTGCCCGGTTGCCAGACCTGGGGCGAGACTTACGAAGCGGCCGTCCGCAATGCCGAGGAGGCGCTCGCGGTTTTCATGGAAACTCTCGCCGCGAACGGCGATTCCATCCCCGATTCGTCGGCGTTTGACGGTTCGGCAGCGTTCACAACGGGTGGAACCTCATGA
- a CDS encoding Uma2 family endonuclease has product MTGAQVKLPPLMTVADFLEWPGDGTNARYELVDGVLRAMAPPNDTHGLIQSNLAIAIGLHLRENRPGCRINVTPGVQPRLRADWNFRIPDLGVTCAPNAPGILTMPDPVLLIEVLSPGNANDTWDNVPHYASLPSVVEILIVHSTRMKAELLRRNANGEWPENPEVVDAAGVIHLASIGLDLPLAEVYVQSHLARV; this is encoded by the coding sequence ATGACCGGCGCCCAAGTCAAGCTTCCGCCATTGATGACGGTCGCCGATTTTCTGGAATGGCCCGGCGACGGAACCAATGCGCGTTATGAACTCGTCGACGGCGTCTTGCGCGCGATGGCGCCGCCGAACGACACGCATGGCCTCATTCAGTCGAATCTCGCGATCGCGATCGGCTTGCACCTGCGCGAAAACCGACCCGGCTGCCGGATCAATGTCACGCCAGGCGTGCAGCCGCGCCTTCGCGCGGACTGGAATTTCCGCATTCCCGACCTCGGCGTGACCTGCGCGCCCAACGCGCCGGGCATACTGACAATGCCCGATCCGGTCCTGCTGATCGAAGTGCTTTCGCCCGGCAACGCCAATGACACATGGGACAATGTTCCACATTACGCCTCGCTGCCGAGCGTCGTCGAAATATTGATCGTGCACTCCACGCGCATGAAAGCCGAACTGCTGCGTCGGAACGCGAACGGCGAGTGGCCGGAAAACCCCGAGGTCGTCGATGCGGCGGGCGTCATCCATCTGGCTTCGATCGGCCTCGACCTCCCTCTCGCCGAGGTCTACGTCCAGTCGCATCTGGCGCGGGTTTGA
- a CDS encoding DUF1491 family protein yields the protein MRLRSDIFVSALIRRAEVQGAVAMLRRRGAAEAGAIFVKLDRLDGRAAVYGPAPQSEEPPEGVDRLFARVHAGDWLDPADAEQRLKREIMFDPDLWIVEIEDPDGRVFVDLAA from the coding sequence ATGCGACTGAGGTCCGACATATTCGTCTCCGCGCTGATCCGCCGGGCTGAGGTGCAGGGCGCGGTCGCCATGCTGCGTCGGCGGGGCGCCGCCGAGGCCGGCGCAATATTTGTCAAGCTTGATCGGCTTGACGGGCGCGCCGCGGTCTATGGCCCTGCCCCGCAGAGCGAAGAGCCGCCGGAGGGCGTCGATCGGCTGTTCGCGCGCGTCCACGCCGGCGACTGGCTCGATCCGGCGGACGCCGAGCAGAGGCTCAAGCGCGAGATCATGTTCGACCCGGACCTTTGGATCGTCGAGATCGAGGATCCCGACGGCCGCGTGTTCGTCGACCTCGCCGCTTAG
- a CDS encoding peptidoglycan-binding domain-containing protein, translated as MRDASLYASRFQASPADRAPSRDGRRNGRRSVFARVFGAKRIGVMLILGIAAVAAIGVPMNALFLQDGRHPAPLFSSQPSNTVLRATTPPARRPAVIESARIERDADVPARATPKDLIASKIEKLDVAKSPDWGKVAPAKADPPHAADKKRDAIGLLIVGDPPPIKDSADKANKADKAASADKTAPVDKNVLYAQRALLKLGYVVRSDGILSGATRHALEKFEGDAGLPVKGRITPKLLQQLAARSRLPLP; from the coding sequence TTGCGTGACGCCTCGCTCTACGCCTCTCGCTTTCAGGCTTCCCCCGCCGATCGCGCCCCGTCGCGCGACGGACGGCGCAATGGTCGTCGCTCAGTCTTTGCGCGCGTGTTCGGCGCGAAGCGAATCGGCGTCATGCTTATCCTCGGCATCGCCGCCGTGGCCGCGATCGGCGTGCCCATGAACGCGCTGTTCCTCCAGGACGGACGACATCCGGCGCCGCTCTTCTCGTCTCAGCCTTCGAACACGGTCCTTCGCGCGACGACGCCGCCGGCGCGACGACCGGCCGTGATTGAATCCGCGCGGATCGAACGAGACGCGGATGTCCCCGCGCGCGCCACTCCGAAAGACCTCATCGCCAGCAAGATCGAAAAGCTTGACGTCGCCAAAAGCCCCGACTGGGGCAAGGTCGCGCCGGCGAAAGCGGATCCGCCGCACGCAGCGGACAAGAAGCGGGACGCGATCGGCCTGCTGATCGTCGGCGATCCGCCGCCGATTAAGGACAGCGCCGACAAGGCCAACAAAGCCGACAAGGCGGCCAGCGCCGACAAGACTGCGCCTGTCGACAAAAACGTTCTTTATGCGCAGCGCGCGCTCCTGAAGCTCGGCTACGTGGTGCGCTCCGACGGCATCCTCAGCGGCGCGACGCGCCACGCTTTGGAGAAGTTCGAGGGCGACGCCGGCCTTCCGGTCAAAGGCCGGATCACGCCGAAATTGCTGCAGCAGCTCGCGGCGCGCTCCCGCCTGCCGCTTCCTTGA
- a CDS encoding DUF2336 domain-containing protein: MGADREQRRTVDASLLRAVVDQFVERSMHPTADLRQFEQLALGLIDIVDAETVARVALPLCFHPETPASIFVRLFDKGGAAAALAFQFAPKLAQRDMIATAEQGPAQFAAAVARRRGLDRETILALASRREGEVLRALAGNLAAHFDSASRRALVVAARDDLTLARMLLDRDDLDLDPEPLFLAANRLERTAIVLNACRQILASGATEAPLRADDALVEKLEAAAQHHDRKAMAALLSEALECRKDRARALVVDHLGEALALALNAIGVPLESATRIFLCAEPGIAHDVEVVQALLGVMRSTPQRAAARIVGAMTGAARSERENSRRAAREDPGALTRRRAAPQQSLARPSRKFDQSA, from the coding sequence ATGGGCGCCGATAGGGAACAGCGTCGGACGGTCGACGCGTCGCTGCTTCGAGCGGTCGTCGATCAGTTTGTCGAGCGATCGATGCATCCGACGGCCGACCTCCGGCAGTTCGAACAGCTCGCGCTTGGGCTCATCGACATTGTCGATGCAGAAACAGTCGCCCGCGTGGCGCTGCCGCTCTGCTTTCATCCCGAAACGCCTGCCTCGATTTTCGTGCGTCTTTTCGATAAGGGCGGCGCTGCGGCCGCGCTTGCCTTTCAATTCGCGCCTAAGCTCGCGCAGCGGGACATGATCGCCACCGCCGAGCAGGGGCCAGCGCAATTCGCGGCGGCCGTCGCCCGCCGACGCGGCCTCGATCGGGAGACGATCCTGGCGCTCGCCTCGCGTCGCGAGGGCGAGGTGCTGCGGGCGCTCGCCGGCAATCTCGCCGCGCATTTTGATTCGGCGTCCAGGCGCGCGCTGGTCGTGGCGGCGCGCGATGATCTGACGCTCGCGCGCATGTTGCTCGATCGCGACGACCTGGATCTCGATCCAGAACCGCTTTTCCTTGCGGCGAACCGGCTCGAGCGCACGGCCATCGTGCTCAACGCCTGTCGCCAAATATTGGCAAGCGGCGCGACCGAAGCGCCGCTTCGCGCCGACGATGCTCTCGTCGAGAAACTGGAAGCCGCGGCGCAACACCATGATCGCAAGGCGATGGCCGCTCTCCTCTCCGAGGCGCTCGAGTGCCGAAAGGATCGGGCGCGCGCGCTCGTCGTCGATCATCTCGGGGAGGCGCTCGCTCTGGCGCTCAACGCGATCGGCGTTCCGCTCGAATCGGCGACGCGCATCTTTCTGTGCGCCGAGCCTGGCATTGCCCATGACGTCGAGGTCGTGCAGGCGTTGCTCGGCGTGATGCGCTCGACGCCGCAGCGGGCGGCGGCGCGCATCGTGGGCGCAATGACCGGCGCGGCGCGATCGGAGCGTGAGAATTCTCGCCGTGCGGCGCGAGAGGATCCGGGCGCGCTGACGCGCCGCCGCGCGGCGCCGCAGCAGTCATTGGCGCGGCCATCGCGCAAATTCGATCAATCCGCTTAG
- a CDS encoding sensor histidine kinase — MSSIAEDSHDQSCLDAALHERVAGRPVEEARHRAFIIARLVVAACVLLSAPLFLFFHGAPATSDCVLFLLAQIPLASVIVLSRAGDLRIARSLSIGGWLAMATAIHALTPGYDAFSIALLLVALVEAALTPDVGAVIVIEVVAIAALALTAGLNLQAPRELLTEHATTTILLGAPLFLYIAALVFGAVRVERARARAEARNDRDLMLLTGAVGDILLHLDRAGFVNAVLGDGRHVFDLKRDLIGREFFQRIHVADRPSFLKAVSDVVDGKAVATAAVRVQVGVARKAASEFVAPVFNSFEARLRRAQSHGEEGAAEAVLCALRDVNATLEADIALAAAHAAAERAATSNVRLLANVSHELRTPLNAIIGFSQMLATDEIAPSEPAKQREYASIISDSGHHLLEIVNSILDMSKIESGAMEIAVESFALRTLADQCCDMMQLKADQSGVTLAREYDENLGEIVADKRGCRQVLINLLSNALKFTSRGGTVKLLLQPVGNHVVITVADDGAGIAAGDLARLGDPFFQARASIERGAEGTGLGLSVVRGLVGLHGGSIAIESGPQAGTTVSVQLPLDCRNSGATGGPARIATIARLGAPPSAAVVVGVEPATVKKIA; from the coding sequence TTGAGTAGCATCGCCGAGGATAGCCACGACCAGTCTTGCCTGGACGCCGCCTTGCATGAGCGGGTCGCCGGACGACCGGTGGAAGAGGCGCGTCATCGGGCGTTCATTATCGCTCGGCTCGTCGTCGCCGCCTGCGTCCTGCTCTCGGCGCCGCTGTTTCTCTTCTTCCATGGCGCGCCGGCGACAAGCGACTGTGTCCTTTTCCTGCTTGCGCAGATCCCGCTCGCTTCCGTGATCGTGTTGTCGCGCGCGGGAGATTTGCGCATCGCGCGGAGCCTCTCGATCGGCGGCTGGCTCGCGATGGCGACGGCCATTCACGCGCTGACGCCGGGCTATGACGCCTTTTCAATCGCGCTGCTGCTCGTTGCGCTCGTAGAGGCTGCCCTGACGCCCGACGTTGGCGCGGTCATCGTCATAGAAGTGGTCGCCATCGCCGCCCTTGCGCTGACAGCCGGTCTCAATCTGCAGGCGCCGCGCGAACTGCTGACGGAACATGCAACGACGACCATCCTTCTCGGAGCGCCGCTGTTTCTCTATATCGCCGCTCTCGTCTTCGGCGCCGTCCGGGTCGAGCGGGCTCGCGCCCGCGCCGAAGCGCGCAACGACCGCGACCTCATGCTCCTGACAGGCGCCGTTGGCGACATCCTGCTGCACCTCGATCGCGCCGGCTTCGTCAACGCGGTCCTCGGCGACGGGCGCCACGTCTTTGATCTCAAGCGCGATCTGATCGGCCGCGAATTCTTCCAGCGTATTCACGTCGCCGACCGGCCGAGCTTCCTCAAGGCGGTCTCCGACGTAGTCGACGGCAAGGCGGTGGCGACCGCAGCCGTTCGCGTTCAGGTTGGCGTTGCGCGCAAAGCTGCCAGTGAATTCGTCGCGCCCGTTTTCAACTCTTTCGAGGCGCGCCTGCGCCGCGCTCAATCACACGGCGAGGAAGGCGCGGCGGAGGCCGTCCTCTGCGCCTTGCGAGACGTAAACGCCACGCTCGAAGCCGATATCGCGCTTGCGGCGGCTCACGCGGCGGCCGAGCGCGCTGCAACCAGCAACGTGCGCCTTCTCGCCAATGTCAGCCACGAGCTGCGCACGCCGCTCAACGCCATCATCGGCTTCTCCCAAATGTTGGCGACCGACGAAATTGCGCCGTCCGAACCCGCCAAGCAGCGGGAATATGCGTCAATCATCAGCGACTCCGGCCACCATCTGCTGGAGATCGTCAACTCCATCCTGGACATGTCCAAGATCGAATCCGGCGCCATGGAAATCGCCGTTGAGTCCTTCGCCCTGCGGACGCTCGCCGATCAGTGCTGCGACATGATGCAGCTGAAGGCCGATCAGTCGGGCGTGACGCTCGCGCGCGAATATGATGAAAATCTTGGCGAGATCGTCGCCGACAAGCGCGGCTGCAGGCAGGTCCTGATCAACCTGCTCTCTAACGCATTGAAATTCACGTCGCGCGGCGGCACGGTCAAGCTGCTGCTTCAGCCTGTAGGAAACCACGTCGTCATCACCGTCGCCGACGATGGGGCAGGCATCGCCGCAGGCGATCTTGCACGGCTCGGCGATCCCTTCTTTCAGGCGCGCGCGTCGATTGAACGCGGGGCTGAGGGGACGGGCCTCGGACTTTCCGTGGTGCGCGGACTCGTGGGTCTGCACGGCGGCTCGATTGCCATCGAAAGCGGACCGCAGGCCGGCACGACGGTTTCCGTGCAGCTGCCGCTCGACTGCCGTAACAGCGGCGCTACCGGCGGTCCGGCAAGAATCGCAACGATCGCGCGACTTGGCGCGCCGCCAAGCGCGGCCGTCGTCGTCGGCGTAGAACCAGCAACGGTGAAGAAAATTGCGTGA
- the lepA gene encoding translation elongation factor 4 gives MTAHKIENIRNFSIVAHIDHGKSTLADRLIQETGTLAARDMVEQVLDSMDIERERGITIKAQTVRLNYKAKDGKDYVLNLMDTPGHVDFAYEVSRSLKACEGSLLVVDASQGVEAQTLANVYQAIDAGHEIVPVLNKIDLPAAEPDRIKEQIEEVIGLDASGAVLISAKTGIGIPDVLEAIVTRLPPPNGDEKAPLKALLVDSWYDAYLGVVVLVRIFDGTLKKGQKIKMMAADAHYEVDKIGVFRPKMQDVASLGPGEVGFITAQIKQVADTRVGDTITDDKKPTAEALPGFKPAQPVVFCGLFPVDAADFEDLRAAIGKLRLNDASFSYEMETSAALGFGFRCGFLGLLHLEIIQERLQREFDLDLIATAPSVIYKITLTNGDEIELHNPADMPDVVKIEEINEPWIRATILTPDDYLGSVLKLCQDRRGVQVDLNYVGKRAMAVYDLPLNEVVFDFYDRLKSISKGYASFDYQITDYRAGDLVKMSILVNSEPVDALSMLVHRTRADGRGRQMCEKLKELIPPHMFQVPIQAAIGGKIIARETVRAFRKDVTAKCYGGDVTRKRKLLEKQKEGKKKMRQFGRVEIPQEAFIAALKMEE, from the coding sequence ATGACCGCCCACAAGATCGAAAATATCCGCAATTTCTCGATTGTCGCGCATATCGACCACGGCAAATCGACCCTGGCCGACAGGCTCATTCAGGAGACAGGGACGCTCGCCGCCCGCGACATGGTCGAGCAGGTGCTCGATTCGATGGACATCGAGCGCGAGCGCGGCATCACGATCAAGGCGCAGACGGTGCGCCTCAACTACAAGGCCAAGGACGGCAAGGATTACGTCCTCAATCTGATGGACACGCCGGGCCACGTCGACTTCGCCTATGAGGTCTCACGTTCGCTGAAGGCCTGCGAAGGCTCGCTGCTTGTCGTCGACGCTTCCCAGGGGGTCGAGGCGCAGACGCTCGCCAATGTCTATCAGGCGATCGACGCCGGCCACGAGATCGTTCCCGTCCTCAACAAGATCGATCTGCCGGCGGCCGAACCCGACCGCATCAAGGAGCAGATCGAGGAGGTGATCGGGCTCGACGCCTCGGGCGCGGTGCTCATTTCGGCCAAGACCGGCATCGGCATTCCCGACGTGCTCGAGGCGATCGTCACGCGCCTGCCGCCGCCAAATGGCGACGAGAAGGCGCCTTTGAAGGCGCTGCTCGTCGACAGTTGGTACGACGCTTATCTCGGCGTCGTCGTGCTGGTGCGAATCTTCGACGGAACCCTGAAGAAGGGCCAGAAGATCAAGATGATGGCGGCCGACGCCCATTACGAAGTGGACAAGATCGGCGTCTTTCGTCCCAAAATGCAGGATGTCGCGTCGCTTGGTCCCGGCGAAGTCGGCTTCATCACGGCGCAGATCAAGCAGGTGGCGGATACGCGCGTCGGCGACACGATCACCGACGACAAGAAGCCGACCGCCGAGGCGCTGCCGGGCTTCAAGCCGGCGCAGCCCGTGGTGTTCTGCGGACTTTTCCCCGTGGACGCCGCCGACTTCGAGGATTTGCGCGCGGCGATCGGCAAGCTGCGCCTGAACGACGCCAGCTTCTCTTATGAGATGGAGACGTCCGCCGCGCTCGGCTTCGGATTCCGCTGCGGTTTCCTGGGCTTGCTCCATCTCGAAATCATTCAGGAACGGCTGCAGCGGGAATTCGATCTCGATCTCATCGCGACGGCGCCGTCGGTCATCTACAAGATCACCTTGACGAACGGCGACGAGATCGAGCTGCACAATCCCGCCGACATGCCGGATGTGGTGAAGATCGAGGAGATCAATGAGCCCTGGATCCGGGCGACGATCCTGACGCCCGACGACTATCTCGGCTCGGTGCTGAAACTCTGTCAGGACCGGCGCGGTGTGCAGGTCGATCTCAACTACGTCGGCAAGCGCGCCATGGCCGTCTACGATCTGCCGCTCAACGAGGTGGTGTTCGATTTCTATGACCGGCTGAAGTCGATCTCGAAGGGCTATGCGTCCTTCGATTATCAGATCACCGACTATCGCGCCGGCGATCTAGTCAAGATGAGCATTCTCGTGAATAGCGAGCCGGTCGACGCGCTCTCCATGCTCGTGCATCGCACGCGCGCCGACGGACGCGGCCGGCAGATGTGCGAGAAATTAAAGGAGCTCATCCCGCCGCATATGTTCCAGGTGCCGATTCAGGCGGCGATCGGCGGCAAGATCATCGCGCGCGAAACGGTGCGCGCCTTCCGCAAGGACGTGACCGCGAAATGCTATGGCGGCGACGTGACCCGCAAGCGCAAGCTCCTGGAGAAGCAGAAGGAAGGCAAGAAGAAGATGCGCCAGTTCGGCCGCGTCGAGATTCCGCAGGAGGCGTTTATCGCGGCGCTGAAAATGGAGGAGTGA